GACGATGGTCTGGCCTGGCCAGAGAAAGGGAATAACGCCCAGACAGAAGAGGCCTGTAAtgcctctcttcctccactgGGGACATCCGAAACccttcacacacagaacacTCCCTTCGCCCTGCACCTCCCTCCCAGGTCCCGTCTTCTCCGCATCGCTGATTAACGGGCTGCTTCACAGCGTTGTGTACACAGGAAGAAGGTTTTGCCATAAAATCTGTTGTTGCTTGAAGTTCGGACGACCAATCGCCTCACTAACAAAGTAATCTGTAACTATACTTATAGCTGATTCATTGTTTGATTGTGTCTGCACGCAAAAATGCCAAATGTTTACTGGTACTGGCTGCTCAGAGGATTTCTACGTTTCTCTGTTTTGGTAAACTGATGGACACAGAATGATCTAGAccttaattgattaattaagaAATGCTCAGCAGGTTAATTGATATCTTTTTATAGttatgcttgtgttttttttttattttaaagaaccCGAGGGGAAAGGTTAGCGTATCTTCATGAGGGGTGATAAATGTAAGCCATCGCTCTTGTGTTgtttgtaaaaagaaaaacttgAAGTGCCTTCTTTCATTCCTGCTTGTTTAAACCTTTCtctatgtgtgtatatgtgttccTGTATTGTATTGGTCATACACACCGTGTCCTGATCATCATGCTTGATGTGGTACAGATGTTCTCATCAGAGCGATACTACAGCTGTATGTGCGTCCCCGTGGGACACGATGGGCTCGCTGCTGTCTGAAATTCAGACCCCCTCAGCATGTGTTCTCTAACTTATTTTCAGTGTGTTCTTGTGACAGTGAGCCAAGTGTTCAATGCTAACTGTAAGCGTTGTGCCACAAAATGCTTCAGATACTGCTCAAACGGGTCATATGTGAGGTCAGAGGGCGACTTTCAAATCACATCGTTTCATTGGGCTGAAGAATAAAAAGTCctttgggttgtttttttgGTACATCTAGTCAGGTGGTTTAATGAGGAAACATTCACCCTCAATTGAAAAATATAAAGGAGGAGTTCAATAAAGACATGTTTGCTGCCAACTGGGATCTGCAAGTCTGGGTTTTCACTCTGTTGGAACACATACAAACCACAGACTGAAAGACatgaaaaatattttctttattacaaTATTCTCCACATGTACCTGTTAGTAAAAAGGTGCATTGCTGCGTTAGTGAACTGTGCAACGTAGTGTTGTAATCAatataaaaaacactttaaattaaGCCAAGTCATAGTTTTGGACATGCTCATTCTTCCGTGTCCATAATCCTGAAGAAGCTGAAAATTAgaagatgtttatttttattttttaaaactcCACATCACTACAAACACGTCCCTTTTTGATCCTAGTGAACATGAACTATTCAGTCATAACAACAATCACAATTCCACAAATCATCAAGGACCATATGAATGACTCACCGCTACATAATATGCGTTTGTATGAATGAAGTCAATGTCATGAGTGAAGGAtgaacagttaaaaaaaaaacttccagtAGCTGTACTCGGTGCAATGCAcgagtggaaaaacaaatgtacaAAGTCCTTTTAAATATTCACAAGTTAAACTAATTACAACCAAAAATATTTAAGGCGTCTTCAGTTGAAATCTGTACAATCACATATAATTAACGATTAGCCCTTTAGGGAGAAGAACAGAAAGCAGAACAAGTTGGGTGTTAATGCTTCATTAGTCGACGGCGCTAAAGGCTGCAGCTGAGGGACACGGTGGTTTAATGTTGATGTGGGATGAGATGAACAtcaaaaaaaagacagaacgCTTGACTGGAGTGGTGTTCGTGAGAGAAGCCTTTTACAAAGCCAGTCGCAGTTTTCAGCATTAACACGTCGTTACCCCGTCGCCGAGCTCTCTGACAGCCTGTAAACGTCATTGCACTTATTTTGAGGTTTTCAAGGTTTTGTTCTTAAAAGAAATTTGTATTAATTAATTTTGCATTTTCAAACCCAGATGCACAACCAATTAGATCtcattaatttaataaatacaaaaaaagagtaaaaaatTTGAGCGGGCGCTCTGTTCAGCCTGGCCAAGTATTGAAGGTTTGTCATATCTTTCTGAATTTAGTAAACTGGAGACAATCAtaattaatgactattaaagcaGATATAATTTGGTATTTGGCCAAGCTCAACGTACCCATTTTGGTATTTCAGTTAAATTTCGTCTTCTTGAACTGTTTTTGATTTTAGTTTTGGTGTTGTTTTAGTGCGAGGCAATCACTTTGTCAAGGCTGCAGTGGCTCTGGGACGAAGGTCTGACCTCGTCGTTGTCTGCTTCCAGGAGCGGGGAGAGGTCTGTGtctccccccgcctcctcccgccgGGCAAGCCGTCAGTCGCGGTGGCTGTCGCCCGGGGGCGTGATGCTGAAGACGCGAATGCGCAGGTGGGAGGCGATCTGGAGGCACACGCCTGTACAGTACCGCGTCAGATCCAGGAGAGAGAGAACCTGTGGAAAAGTCATCACATGCTTCTTTAGTGGCCGTGAACCAGTCCTTTGTGGGTTGGCATGTCATTTGACACTATTTCCTCTAAATGGTCTCAGTATGTGCACATTCCATCAGCCGCCCACACAGGTGCAGCTTCCTGATTAGATCAGTCCAGTGCAGCACGAACCAGGCCTGAAATGACAACTGTGTCAACTGTTCCTGGTGAATTCAGTAGGTTCAGTAACACAGACCCACCCAACCTGAGCCAACGTTTAAGCAGAGTAACTCTAAACACCTGTGAGAGCGTGCATGGACTCCAGAGGTTACAGCACTTACAGATATAGAGAAAAAGAAGTAAGATGCAAATCTGtgtcacaaagaaaaaaaactgtgatgaataaaattaattatGTTATGTAACTGTATTAGATTAAGGGTTTTGTTCCTAATCAGCAGGACAGAGCTACTATGAAGAAGGAAACCGTCTACTTTGAAGGTATGTATGTCTGTATTAATTAACTTTAATTTGTAATAACACGTGTCTCGGTCTCGTACTGACCATGGCGATCCAGAGAACTATGTGCTCGTCGATGAAGCTGTTGAAGTACTggttgaggaagaggaggctgggGCCTATAAAGGCTGTGTCTGGCAGGTGCAGCTCACTCTTCGTCATGTGCGCTATCTACACAGGAGACAGTGAGAGCATTAACCACGGTTTGCACCGAGTCACGGGATCAGTCGCAGGGTGCGTAGACGTACCACCAGCTTGTTGGAGATCTTGGCGATCACCATGCCGAAGGCGAGCAGGTACAGGCAGGGGTGATGCTCGAACAAGTGGCTTGACGACTTCTTGAAAATGATGAAGGCCAGTGTGAGAACGAGGCCGATGTGCAAACCGGGAGTCAGCACACTGGTGTCCTGAACAGAGGGCACGTCATTAAGGATGCATCATAGTCCATCAACCATACAGGTGTTTAACTGTGCGTGTGGACTTACAGCTACGGTGGAGCCGTTTTTGCCCACACCTCCATTTAAAATGACATAGAAGTAGTTGTAGCAGGAGTAGAGAGCTCCTCCAATGATGCCCAGGATGGGGAAGATGTACATCTTGAGGCCAATGACGGGCAACTGTGGAAACACACCGTAGTCATTTGGTCTGAGGACACGAAGGCCTCGTCCTCGAAGGAAGAAGAAAGGTGCTCGTATGGAAGCTGCAGTCATGCCGAGCGTGATGGGAGGGCGAAGCGGGTGACATTATCAGCTATTGGAGCCAGACCATGTCCGACGGATGACCTGCTGCCATGGCATTAGCTACCCATATTTACCTTCTCACTTCCCTCATGTGTTGTTAAGTGAAGCCTCCAAAGGCAGCACAGAGTAAAAGTAAAGCAcattctatttaaaaaaacactagtACTAAAAACTAGAGACTGATCAATATAGTGTAAAAACTACACTCAAGGAGAAACCCcactgttcctgtgtgtgtacagcgtgtGAGAAAGGGATTATTGTCACATACCGTAGCTTGCCAGAGGCTCACGCCGCCAAAAGCCGACATCAGATACATGATCATGATGGCAAACTGCACCTCTGTGACGTCAACCCTGTGAGGAAGGCGACAGGGAGCCGCGTCGTCAGAGAAGAGCAGCGCTGAGGAATAacgcgagtgtgtgcgtgactTACAGGCCGAAGCGCAGCGTTCCAGACACGTAGGTCTGCCAGTGGGCACagaagaacatgaacatccCGATGAAGCCGCAGAAGAAGATCCAGTTCGGTAAAGCGCCGATGCCACAGGAAATGCATGTCCCCACAGCAACAAAGACTGAAGGGCAACAAAAACAATGTGACCCTGACATTCTGGTGCTGGGATTTTGTTCCATTTAGACTTGATGTTTGTGTAAGCACCTGTGGAGACGGCGTCACAGCCATGGTCAAAGAGCTCTCCGAGGGGCGAGCTGCTGTTGGTCCTCCGCGCTTGTTTCCCATCAATAGCATCCAGAGACTGATAGATAAAGAGGCCCAGCGCACTCAGGATGAAGGCCCATGCTGGCGCcttgagagaggaggaggaggacaaaaagACTATTTATTGCTTCGgttctgtttgtgtgaaagGCATAAACCTGAAATAAACTGTTTGTTTATCAGTTATTACATCAAATAAAAAGATCCTTCACCCCAACAATTACAGTATCCTTCTTTACTTTTTGGTAGGTTTAGACTGACTGCACAGGACGGCTGACACCAGAGTTGGTTCCTCCAACTAGGATGAAGGTTATGGACCATCTGGACACTTGAGCGAGCCAACGGTGTGTTTACCAatgcaatgtgtgtgtgcttgtgagAGAGATAGATTTCCCAGAGAGTTCAAGAATCCCACGCTGTCTACAGTAAATATTCAGAGACCCTGCTGCTTTCCTCTAGAGCAGGGGTCTGCacccctggtcctcgagagccagtGTCCTGGTGGTTTTCCAATTCTCCCCGCTGATTaccttgttcaggtgtgtcagttagctgctgattggataAACACACCGGGTCAAGGTCAAGATACTGTCTGTCAAAGACCAGGGTTGCAGACTCCTCCTCTAGAGGCCACAGTCAAAGGGTCTGTGCTCTGAGAGTGGATGTTTGCTTtcctcactgactgactgtaaCAGCAGAGGAAAGTGACAGTGACAGCACATTGCACGGACTGTGGACCTGGTTGCAAGGTGTAAcgctgataaacacacacacacacacacacacacacacacacacacacactcctatgGAGGAGATAAGTGGACCATAGGTCGCCTGCCAGCTCAGAGAGATGTTCCAAGGATCAGCCTTGTATTTTAAGCAAAACAGTAGTTGTGTGTCTAGGGCAATTTCACAAAACAACTAGTTCCTTGTTGATTTACTGACTAGTCCGTGTTCATGGTAACTGAGCAAAAGAAGCTGGCTTCTGCGTTGTGTCACCAACCGCGTCCGGGTAAACACGACGTCAAAGCTGACAAGTTTCCAAGTACGCAAAAAGACCACGTGACCCGTCTAGTCCCAGTATAGTCCTCCCATTGAGGGGCGCGATTAAAACTGTCTACTGAAAACACGTTCTGATTAAGGTTCTGCCCTGAATTATCAAGCTTAAAACTGTAATCGGCGTCAGGAGCAACACGCATTAAGGAAgcagaaatgtgaaaaacactATTATTGACCTGGGGGCTGGAATGTAAAACGGATTAAAAACGTAGCCTCCAGGGATTAAAATTGTAACTGAATTTGTGGGCTTGCATTGATATGGACTGAGCAGATGTCCTCGTTAATGTAATTAAGCCAACATCTGAATTGAGGATTGGTGCCCGGGGACACGTCATTAGGGTTTGTTCTGTCAACTTCAGCGCTTACTCACCTCCTCTTTGGCCGTGGGACAATAATACACAAGAATCACCGTGGACACTATGTTGACCAGCAGTCCCACTATAGTCAGCGTGTTGGGTGCGACCCATGTCGGGATCTGCTGGACCAGCCAGTTCCAGTAGATCTGGCACGGCGGCTCGAACAGGGACCGACCAGACGCGCTGTACTTGTGCTCCTCCAAGCGCTTGAGTTGTGCGGGTGACAGCGGCTCCGGCCACAGGAAATGTGGCATCGTTCAAACGCCTCCTCACGCGTCGAATTACCGTCAGAAAACGTCCAAATCGCCTCGACTGGTGCCCCGGACAGGCCTAGTTTCTCTCTGTTGACTCCAAGAATTAAGGGCTCATTTGGCATTTATAGCTGACTCGAGGAGGCCATTTCCACAGCGGAACCAAAGAATGTCGATAGCACGTACGTTTCCGATCGAGCCGACAGGAAGTGAGGTACCGGAAGCTAATAATATAACTGTGCACTACGATCCTTACATATtgtatgtaaaatgtaattacaaaaaacaaatgccATAGTAAGTGTTtgcccatttaaaaaaaatctaaaaaaaactcatttttTCCTATTTCCTgttctaaaaatatattttttagcGTTAAGTAATTTATAAAttcactaataataataataataataataataataataataataataataataataataataataataataataataataataattgatgatcatcaataataataatcatcaataataatagaataaaatgaaatgtaattttatttaaaatatcttTGCCTTTAAAACAGCCATATCTTTTTAAATACTCTTGAAAAGTAAACTATAATTAAATAGGACTGCTTGAAATGATAGAAGCATTTTGACACAGCTTTGGTTTTCCATACGTAACcataatatttacaatattccTATAAAAATTCAAATATCAGCATGGTTTCTGAGTGTTGgcttttctgctctttgtcttaGGTAAGAGGTAAAACTTAAAGACAGGAGTAAATCTGAGTATGTTTGGATTTCATCTGTATATTTTTGTAAAGTTTGCATTAATCAGCCACAATATAATTTCTGAATGTACTTTAATTGTAATCCACATGTCTTAATTACAAAGTTAAAGGCTTTCACACATGACTGAGGTTCAATCAAGCCTCAAGTGCAGTGTGAATTCAAAAATCATGTGTCATGCAGAATATGTAATGGACTGTGCATAAACGTCTACATTTTCACAAATAAATAACCacaaaaaagtgaaataaacatTCACATTAACATGATTTGTCTTCAAAAGAAGACTCAACATATTCATTTACTGTGTCTAATGTTGCTAAAAGCTTTACTGTCTGTATAAAAATACCTTGATGTCATACAAACACCAAACTATAGTTATACATTCCCCCAAAACACTGCCAACATGCATCTGAGCTGACACGGAGACTTTCAAACGCAACCACGTGACAAAAAAAATGGCTTTTATTTTCTACAGTAACTAGctccacacctgcacacagcaTGCCACACCACAGTACACCCCTCCCCACACCTCTTGATCCATCTTGCTATCCACCTtcaagctgctgacgtcagcagcttagaAAAGAATATCACTTAAGTGtcttattgcacatttgttactTGTCCTGCTCGACAATTTTTGTCTCGTTCATGTACTTGTCAATCAAGTTTAGGGGCACTCCACGCTGCATGAGTTCGAAGAAGCTGAAACCTCCTAGAGGACAAGAGGAAAAAGGCTTTTATAATAGTGTTGGGAGggagaaggaagaaaaggaaggagacaCGCAGAATGCAAAGAGACCAGGAGTTCAGACATAGTCAGAATAACCCAGAGTTAGTTTTATTCACTTGATCCTTTGCACTTTTATTCAACACcagccaagaaaaaaaaaacacatactgGTATGCATACGTATTTGCTCATAGCATCACACTGCCTCACCATTTGCTGCTCAGGATTTCTCTGCAGGTTAGAAAGTTTGCAAACATCTCTCTTTACTTACCTTTTCTGTGGCTCGAGTTAATGGATAGCTAAGGGAATCTCGGGAAAAGCTGTCATGCaaatcatgttttattaaagctCAGTTTCCCTTTTTCGTCCTGCTTTTGTAGAGAAAGACGCTACAGTCCCACGGTGTGAGAAAAGCGAGGTTACGGATGCCGGTTGGAGGATGCATAATGAATGACATAAGCTTCATATGCCAAATCCATATGAAAGCTTACCTTCTATGAGAACATACATTCACAATTCTTGCATTTGGActgggggagagagaagagaataGGGGTTAACAAAATGTTTACATGGAGTTATATGTGTGCATCAGGGAGAACCGCTGAATTATTACTGGGCTCTTATATGAGGAGTTAACTGTGTGGCTTAAAGACGACGCTGGAATCTGTGGAGAACAAGAACATCACAGCTCTGTATGTTATGCCTACTGAGGTGTGACCGTGTGTTTATGAACAGGATGAACTGGATAGGACACAGGTGATAAACCTCTACATGTGGTGAAGATGAAGAAGTGTCACCAGATATTATGTGAACACACATgaacagattattattattatgatgccATTTCTCTTTTTATCAGCTAAGACTTTATTTTTGAATGTTTAAATGGTGCAGCTGGATTTAgtatatttctgcttttatctcAGCTACTGGTTACTTAACACGTCAGGACCAAATCCAGATACTTACATGTCGTCGCCTTACGTGTGCTCAGCCCAATAGAAGACTGTGAGACAGCTCAAACACTACAATACGCAGCTGGTTTCCCAAAGTTGTGTTGTTTAAGAATATTATTAGATTATAATTAACTAATTATTAATCCTAAAATAAACCagtgttatttttcttttttatgcaAATATTCAGTAATCTAAAAAAGAGGTGTGTTGTTATTAACCAACagataaattaaacaaaactaaCGTTGAGAAACCAGATTTGACTGTTGACAGATACTCAGGGAGGTGGCTCCTGTgccacactgacctttgacctccagcttGCAGTCCACTTGGGCTTCTCCCAGGTCATTGATGGCCTTGCAGGTGTATAAGCCTCCGTCATAAGGACTGGGCTTCCTGATCTCCAGAGTGCATACTCCCTGGTTGCTGAACATGCGGTAGCGTGGGTCGTCTAAGATGATGATCTTATTCTTCATCCAGACCACTTTGGCCTGCAGTAGATGAATATGGATGTCATAAATATGTCACTCAGATTATCTAAACCACACAGCAGCCACCCACCCTCGGGTTTGCACGGACGCTACAGTTCAGAGTAGTGTTGTAACCGGCAATGGCGAACGTGTTGATGAGCGGCTGCGTGAACTTCGGCGCCTCCTTAAAGTCGCGGTCGTTGTACTCGGGCGTCTTCACCTGCAAGCCTGTGGGGGGAAGGGTAAAGGAACGGGGTTGTGCATGATACTGGCACTGAGCGGTATCATGTGGGGGGCTCCCTATGTGATGAGGGAAAGACAACGTTGGTTTATTTATCATGGTCTCGGACAGTGACACCAGCGTTCAAGGGCCTGTCAGTCATAGACCAACCCACATAGCTTTGAAGGTGAGGGTGGAAAACATCACTGACAGTACCTTtcagaaaacagctgtggaaATAAACAGGCAGCAAATTATTCGATATGTCTGATGTTTGTTTTCGTTTTGGAAGCATTTTCCCAGTTTACGACAGAGTGACCTCAGACGCTGTCTTGCTACCGCCACTCTACCTTCTTTGACGATCAGGGCGCTCTTCTTGGTTTGAGTGGCAGCTTCACTCAGGCCGCACATATTCTCCGAGAAGATCCTGAAGAAGTACTCGTTGCCGACCACCAGCTCGGTGATGGTGATGCAGGTGCGGTGGTAGTGTTCGATGCATGTGAACCATTCCTGCAAAGTGGAGTCAAGCATGTGGCTGAAGTGTGGACTTTTGCCACATTTGTGTCATTTCAGCCAGTAAACTCTTTTGCTACCATCGTCTTCTTGTCCGCCTTTTGAATGGTGTAGCCTGTTATTGGAGCGTTGCCGTTGTCTTTGGGAGGGGTCCAGACCAGAGCAACGTTTCCTCCCCACACATCTTCAATTGTGACACACTGAGGGGGTCCAGGCAGGTCTAATAGCCAGAGAAGAACCCGCACACTTAATGTAGAGTACCGGTCTTAAAAATCGATAGAAGTCACAGTTTTTATCCCTCTTTATGCCAATATTGATCCATTTACTCACCTACAATCTGTATGTCTATTATTGCTGTGTCCTTATGGTTTTCAACCTGCACTGTCATCTCATACTTCCCAGAGTGGCTGCGTTCGGCCTTACGGATGAAGATGATGCTGTCACAGTCTGTGTTACGGATGCTGACGTGCGAGGGCTCTATGGGTTTGCCCTCCTTCAGCCAGGTGACCTTCGGCCGCGGTTTGCCCTGCAGCGTCGGATGGGTTAGTATTTGGAATAAAGGTGTGGCAGATACTGTAGAAACTGCATTCATGGTGGGCTGATTTACCATGAAAGGCACCACAAGGTTGACTGTTTCTCCAACTCTGCGGGTGTATGTCTGCTTGAGGTGTCGGGGGACGCGGATCTTGGGTGGTTCTGTGGGGAAATGAACCTCAGGTTGTAGGTTTGAGGTAAAGTAAGATTGTAGGTGTTAAGGCTTCACTCACCAATGACTTCTTTGACCAGGATAGAGTGCTGAAGCGTCCGAGGAGCGCTGGCTCCGGCGGCGTTGATGGCCTTGACTCGCACTAAAATCTTGCACCCTGGGCTCAGACCAGTGATCGTGTATTTGGTCTTTTCAGTCAGTTCCTTGTTGGATACCACCCAGTCAttggctgcagaggaaaaataATGTTAGGAGGCATAATTGCACCAGCTGGCAACGACAACAGGCCTGTCTGTATGTTTTCTTTGTGCTTGGTCACGGTGAGTTAATGCTGATTCTATCCTGCCCTCAGTCTTCATCTGTCATGAGTTCTTTCTTACTATTTGCATGAACTGATTCGTGGTCTCTCTTACAATGTTTAGGTTGACTCACTTCCTTCGATGCAGTACTCCACCAAGTACCCATCCAGACCAGCAGCTCCGATGGTTTCTGGAGGACGCCATTTCACAGTCACTGTGGTGTCGGTGACGTCGTCCACAACCAGCATGGTGGGTTCGCtggtgacagctgtgtgtggaggcgTGTTCCAGTTATTTTTAGCTATTTGATTCACAACAATGCATGTAAAGGAGATGGCAAGGCATCCATAATGGTAAACGAGAAACAAGAGCAGTggtccctctctctgtctcattgGCTGCTGTTCTGGCCTTCTATTCTTGTATTCTGAATCACGGTCAACTCCTACTGCACTGCTGACAGACCTGATCTTCTAAACCTCTAATCCGCAGATGATTTGGCAGCCATTATAAGACATAGTTAATAACCCCCTCTAAAGCTGCGGTGCATGGAGTGGAGGTCACAGAATGTTTGGGATGGCGGTCCACGCGGAGGAACAGCTGTGTTGCTGGGGTACCAAGGTCAGATAACACATGCACTGTTCCAGGCCCACTCTTTGAAACTTTCTCCCACTAATATGAAGTACAGTAGTGGTTAGACAAACTGAAGCCTTATGTAAGGGTGTAATACCTCCCTAGAGAGATTATTGGCAGCTGTTCAGTCTGCTAAGTGGATATTCCAGGAGACTACTTACCAAGAGGGGTAAACGCTTTAGACGGTTCACTGGGCTTGGACACACCTATCGCATTGATGGCAAAGATCCTCACTTCATACGGCACACCTTCAATCATCTTCTTGGGCTCGAATGAGGTTTCTTTGATTAGGTCAAAGTTCAGTCTCATCCATCTGGAgctctgtttcttttttctctcaATAAAGTAACCTTTGAAGGGGATGAGAAGATCAGTATTGGATCATAATTTTATCCTCTTTCTTGTCTGGATGTACCGGTTAAATATATGACAGACTGCTTTTTTGCTGACGTTTGATCAAAGCTTTACCTAAAATTGGTGAACCTCCATCATATTTCGGAGGTTCCCATGTCATAGAACACCAGTCACCACCCACCACTGGGACTAGAGGAGCGTCTGGAGGATCCGGGATGTCTGCAGATGCCACAAAACCATACTTAGGCTTCAAAAAGCTTCCAGCTCTCCATGTGGTCTGCAGATTCAAATGTTTTGCAATCTCTTACCCACGACCTTGATTTTGATGCTGGCGGAGGCCTCTCCCGCCTCATTCTGCAGGACTATTTTGTAGTTTCCAGagtcctccctctctgtgatcTCAATCGTCAGACTCGTTTGGTCACCGTATGTTTCAGCTCGAACACGGTGGCCTGATTCAAGAATTACCTGAGGCATGATAGTTAATCACAAGCCTGAGATAAAGTCAGCAGacttttttaattgctttagGTGTAGAGatgtaaatatttgaaaatgtTTGGGTTGGTATCAAGTGTCTGTGAGAGATGCACTGAGCTCACCCGTTCTCCCTTCATCCACACCACTCGTGGTGCTGGTTCTCCACTAATGGGGATCTCCAAGCGAAGTTTGTTTCCTGCCACCACTGTCATAGTGTTGTCTGGGAGGTTCAAGCTGTCTAAGTGCACCCTAGGCGGGTCTGTCAAGAATAAAACAGACGTTGCACTCAACGGCTGAAACCACGTAGCAACACATGCAAACTGATGAGGAATCATTTCTGTACCAATGATGTGGATTTTGGCTGAGAGACTCTGTGAATATCCCTCAGGTACAAAGGTGTAATCTCCTGCATCATGAAGTGAGCTGGTCTCAATTTCAAGTCTGTGGACTCTGCAAACCAACCAAAAACATCAGTCAGTAGTTGCTTAATGCTGTTTGGGAGTCACGGCGTTAAGACGAGCAGACATACTTGTTTCTGTGTATGATGTTGATGCGGTCGTTGGGCTGGATCAGCTGCCCGTTCCTGTACCACCGGCCTGGGACGTTGCCTGGGAAGATCTCACAGTGCAGTTTGATGGGTTGGCCCAGCATCACCGTCATATCCTGCAGGTCCACGAAAACCTTTAGAGGTTTCACTGAAAGGAAAGTAGAGCATGATAGAGAAAATTAATCTTAAACACTATTTATTCAAGTAATAGAAACTGTTGTGATTCAGGATTCCACATACAGTCAACCTGTACGTGAGCCTCAGACGTGCCGCCAGTGGCCATGATGGAGTACGTTCCCGTATCCTCTCTGGAGGCATCATCAATCACCAAGTAGTGCTTGGTTCCCTCACTCTTAACCCGGTATCTGGAGCGCACGCCTGTTGGGACCTCAACGCCATTTTTCATCCTGCAGGACGAAGGAGCATTGTAAATTCTCTTGCACGTATGTTGATCACATAGCAGCAGTCTTGAGGCCGACACAGTTCTAAGTCTCACCATTTGACTTGAGCCCCTTCCTCTGACACCTCACACTCCAGCTCAATCCTCTCATTCACCGTAGTCTTCACAGGCTCTATACCTTTTATTATCTTAACGGGCAACTCTgcaggacagagcagcaggagggaacTGATCAGGGCCCAACTGGCATGTAAACAAGTCTGCAGCACATTCATGTACTTCTTGGTAAGTTGAGTTGTGAAAGGTTAATGACGTCACCTTTGACAAACAGCTCAGTGGTGCACTTCTCATCTCCTGCAGCTACAGCGTAGGCTGCATCATCGTTCATGGTGCAGTTGTTAATGACCATAATCCTCTGAGTGCCCTTATGCTCAAAAATATACCTGAACAGGAATTCAACTAGTTAAATCACCGGTAGGAGAAAAACAGTCAGACAGGACAGTTTGGAACGTAAAGATATGAATCTGTGTTGCTTCAAACTGTTAATTTGATTGAAAAAGCAAAAtatcacaaaatataaaataccgTATGAAAATA
Above is a window of Betta splendens chromosome 9, fBetSpl5.4, whole genome shotgun sequence DNA encoding:
- the mybpc1 gene encoding myosin-binding protein C, slow-type isoform X7, translating into MPEPTKKDEMPNGQPEESVAPSLPEISLEVSPPPEAEAEGKEPLETDGKEAEPTEPDALQAVGAQDGNGSKRRPTGGVGVSEQAEPAEGQCPTPPPDDDGAAQPCPTPQTEDASSAKKLSVDLPNDSVPAMGRKDSVWSLGEGQAPEDLDKPIDNPPLSILLIEKPQSASVPVGGDITFVAKVEAKDLLRKPTIKWFKGKWMDLASKTGKHLQLKETFERATKIHTFEMHIIKAKENYAGNYRCEVTYKDKFDSCSFDLEVKETEQGTQNIDIRSAFKRSSEGQEDAGELDFSGLLKHREPKQQDDTPEVDVWEILKNARPDEYEKIAFMYGITDLRGLLRRMKKIPKEEKKSEAFAKRLEPAYQVDKGGKIRLVVDLADPTVDLKWYKNGQEIRPTPNQRKYIFEHKGTQRIMVINNCTMNDDAAYAVAAGDEKCTTELFVKELPVKIIKGIEPVKTTVNERIELECEVSEEGAQVKWMKNGVEVPTGVRSRYRVKSEGTKHYLVIDDASREDTGTYSIMATGGTSEAHVQVDLKPLKVFVDLQDMTVMLGQPIKLHCEIFPGNVPGRWYRNGQLIQPNDRINIIHRNKVHRLEIETSSLHDAGDYTFVPEGYSQSLSAKIHIIDPPRVHLDSLNLPDNTMTVVAGNKLRLEIPISGEPAPRVVWMKGERVILESGHRVRAETYGDQTSLTIEITEREDSGNYKIVLQNEAGEASASIKIKVVDIPDPPDAPLVPVVGGDWCSMTWEPPKYDGGSPILGYFIERKKKQSSRWMRLNFDLIKETSFEPKKMIEGVPYEVRIFAINAIGVSKPSEPSKAFTPLAVTSEPTMLVVDDVTDTTVTVKWRPPETIGAAGLDGYLVEYCIEGTNDWVVSNKELTEKTKYTITGLSPGCKILVRVKAINAAGASAPRTLQHSILVKEVIEPPKIRVPRHLKQTYTRRVGETVNLVVPFMGKPRPKVTWLKEGKPIEPSHVSIRNTDCDSIIFIRKAERSHSGKYEMTVQVENHKDTAIIDIQIVDLPGPPQCVTIEDVWGGNVALVWTPPKDNGNAPITGYTIQKADKKTMEWFTCIEHYHRTCITITELVVGNEYFFRIFSENMCGLSEAATQTKKSALIVKEGLQVKTPEYNDRDFKEAPKFTQPLINTFAIAGYNTTLNCSVRANPRAKVVWMKNKIIILDDPRYRMFSNQGVCTLEIRKPSPYDGGLYTCKAINDLGEAQVDCKLEVKVQMQEL